Proteins encoded within one genomic window of Setaria italica strain Yugu1 chromosome IV, Setaria_italica_v2.0, whole genome shotgun sequence:
- the LOC101774189 gene encoding uncharacterized protein LOC101774189, whose protein sequence is MEKDAGGRKQEAAPAPVASKAQREAAAAGVSVTEWLQHVKASFLGLVRKVTARSEQEAAEADMRAAKAQVEATDEAEARKKQLADH, encoded by the exons ATGGAGAAGGACGCCGGCGGGAggaagcaggaggcggcgccggcgccggtggcgtcCAAGGCGCAgagggaggccgcggcggccggcgtgtcCGTGACCGAGTGGCTGCAGCACGTCAAGGCCTCCTTCCTCGGCCTG GTTCGGAAGGTGACGGCGAGGagcgagcaggaggcggcggaggcggacatGCGGGCGGCCAAGGCGCAGGTGGAGGCcaccgacgaggcggaggccaGGAAGAAGCAGCTCGCCGATCACTGA
- the LOC101773510 gene encoding probable protein phosphatase 2C 58 produces the protein MGVYLSTPKTEKLSEDGENDKLKFGLSSMQGWRATMEDAHSALLDLDNDTAFFGVFDGHGGKVVAKFCAKYLHREVINSEAYAAGDLGAAVYRAFFRMDEMMRGQRGWRELQALGDKINQFTGIIEGLIWSPKGSDSNDRHDEWAFEEGPHSDFIGPNCGSTACVALVRNRQLIVANAGDSRCVISRNGQAYNLSRDHKPELEAERERIQNAGGYIQMGRVNGTLNLSRAIGDMEFKQNKFLSPDKQILTANPDINIVELCDDDDFLVLACDGIWDCMSSQQLVDFIREHINNEESLSAVCERVLDRCLAPSTMGGEGCDNMTMILVQFKKPITQTKEASGAEQSTGDTECSETHVAEENGS, from the exons ATGGGGGTTTACCTTAGCACTCCAAAAACCGAGAAGCTATCTGAAGACGGGGAAAATGATAAGCTTAAATTCGGCCTTTCATCTATGCAAGGGTGGCGTGCAACTATGGAAGATGCC CACTCGGCTTTGCTAGATCTTGACAATGACACTGCATTCTTTGGCGTTTTTGATGGACATGGAG GAAAAGTAGTTGCCAAATTCTGTGCAAAATATCTGCACAGAGAAGTTATCAACAGTGAAGCCTATGCAGCTGGTGACCTGGGTGCTGCTGTCTACAGAGCTTTCTTCAG AATGGATGAAATGATGCGTGGCCAAAGAGGATGGCGGGAACTTCAAGCACTTGGAGATAAGATAAATCAGTTTACTGGCATAATAGAAGGCTTGATTTGGTCCCCTAAAGGAAGTGATTCAAATGATAGACATGACGAATGGGCTTTCGAGGAG GGACCACACTCTGATTTTATTGGGCCAAATTGTGGGAGTACAGCCTGTGTAGCATTAGTGAGAAATAGGCAACTCATTGTGGCAAATGCTGGTGATTCGCGCTGTGTCATCTCAAGGAATGGCCAG GCATACAATTTGTCGAGAGACCATAAACCAGAGCTTGAGGCAGAGAGAGAAAGGATACAAAATGCAGGGGGTTACATCCAAATGGGTCGTGTAAATGGAACTTTAAACTTGTCAAGGGCTATTG GAGACATGGAATTTAAACAAAACAAGTTCTTGTCCCCTGATAAGCAAATTTTGACCGCAAATCCTGACATAAACATC GTTGAGCTTTGTGATGATGACGACTTTCTTGTTTTGGCATGTGATGGCATTTG GGACTGCATGTCAAGCCAACAGCTGGTTGATTTCATCCGTGAGCATATAAACAAT GAGGAAAGCCTTTCCGCAGTATGTGAAAGAGTGCTTGACAGATGCCTGGCTCCATCGACCATGGGCGGCGAGGGATGCGATAACATGACGATGATCCTGGTGCAGTTCAAGAAGCCGATTACTCAGACCAAGGAAGCCAGTGGTGCAGAGCAATCAACTGGTGACACAGAATGCTCGGAGACGCA TGTGGCCGAGGAGAATGGCTCATGA